Proteins from one Pontibacter korlensis genomic window:
- a CDS encoding AI-2E family transporter, with protein MMRYDGLVSTVEEPNLGYNFKRKQISGFFRMHFKREDIMKSISIYRANAIILLGILTVIALYYGKTFFIPLFFGIIFSMLMLPVSNKLESWGISRIFSTLICILIILLFIAAVLFVISAQAASFSNDLPKIQQQLEQMIDSLQQWIQQQFGVAPQEQIKMAKSQVSKLSQTVSNFATSIMKGLMGIITSFALIILYMFFLLWQRDKYKNFFLKLVKPENKVEAQRTLSSITTVAAAYLGGRLISMLFLAIIYSIGFSIVGLKNPILLSVIAVLPTIIPYVGAFVGGFFPLIMAFVSGATGTILPVIGILVAAQLIDNNLIEPFVMGAKMDLSPLITVVAIVLGELIWGVAGMILFVPLFAIIRIVCEHLPSLNPIAYLLEDELDEPDWVKSIKQKFSKG; from the coding sequence ATGATGAGGTATGATGGCTTAGTTTCTACTGTAGAGGAGCCTAACCTTGGCTATAATTTTAAAAGAAAGCAAATCAGTGGTTTCTTCCGTATGCACTTTAAAAGGGAAGATATCATGAAATCCATATCCATTTACCGGGCCAACGCGATCATATTGCTGGGAATTCTGACAGTAATAGCACTGTACTACGGCAAGACATTCTTTATACCGTTGTTCTTCGGTATCATTTTCTCTATGCTCATGCTGCCTGTAAGCAACAAGCTGGAGAGCTGGGGTATAAGCAGGATTTTCTCTACGCTGATCTGTATCCTGATCATTCTGCTGTTTATTGCTGCAGTGTTGTTTGTGATTTCTGCACAGGCAGCAAGCTTTTCTAATGATTTGCCTAAAATACAGCAGCAGTTGGAGCAGATGATCGATAGTCTGCAGCAATGGATACAGCAGCAGTTTGGCGTAGCGCCCCAGGAGCAGATAAAAATGGCAAAATCGCAGGTATCTAAACTGTCTCAGACTGTTAGCAACTTTGCAACCTCTATCATGAAAGGCCTCATGGGCATAATCACCTCTTTTGCCTTGATTATTCTTTACATGTTCTTCCTGTTGTGGCAGCGAGACAAGTATAAAAATTTTTTCCTGAAACTTGTAAAGCCAGAAAACAAGGTTGAGGCACAGCGAACCCTGAGCAGTATAACCACTGTAGCAGCAGCATACCTGGGAGGACGACTTATCTCTATGCTTTTCCTGGCGATCATCTATAGTATAGGTTTCTCAATAGTAGGGCTAAAGAACCCCATTTTGCTGAGTGTTATAGCCGTTCTGCCCACCATTATTCCGTACGTAGGTGCGTTTGTAGGTGGATTCTTCCCTCTGATTATGGCTTTTGTCAGCGGCGCTACTGGGACGATATTACCCGTTATAGGTATTCTGGTGGCGGCTCAGTTAATTGATAACAACCTGATAGAGCCATTTGTGATGGGAGCGAAGATGGACCTGAGCCCACTGATTACGGTAGTAGCAATTGTGCTTGGGGAGCTTATTTGGGGAGTTGCCGGTATGATTCTGTTTGTGCCCTTGTTTGCCATCATCAGGATTGTTTGTGAGCACCTGCCATCGCTGAACCCAATTGCCTATCTGCTGGAGGATGAGTTGGATGAGCCTGATTGGGTGAAAAGTATAAAGCAGAAATTCTCCAAAGGCTAA
- a CDS encoding cation transporter translates to MQTISIINTDNKIKLYKVAFWLAVFTIVYNTVEGLVSTSLGYEDESLSLFGFGSDSFIEVISGIGIAHMVLRIQKNANSTRDSFERTALRITGVAFYSLVAGLTVTSIYNIWTGHKPETTLWGVVISIISIAVMWALVYAKEKVGRKLNSDAILADAGCTRVCIYMSVILLVASAIYELTGFPYIDSIGTLGIAYFAFKEGQECFEKAKSDKLCSSKGCC, encoded by the coding sequence ATGCAGACTATATCCATAATCAACACAGATAATAAAATTAAGCTGTACAAGGTGGCCTTCTGGCTTGCTGTATTCACCATTGTCTATAACACAGTGGAGGGGCTGGTCTCCACTTCTCTTGGATATGAAGATGAAAGCCTTTCCTTGTTTGGGTTTGGTTCCGATAGCTTTATTGAGGTTATATCAGGCATAGGTATTGCCCATATGGTGCTGCGCATCCAGAAAAATGCCAACAGCACAAGAGACTCATTTGAGCGAACAGCGCTCAGAATCACAGGAGTTGCTTTTTACTCTTTGGTAGCAGGCCTTACTGTAACCAGCATCTACAATATCTGGACCGGGCATAAACCAGAGACTACCCTTTGGGGTGTTGTAATCTCAATCATTTCCATAGCTGTTATGTGGGCGTTGGTTTATGCAAAAGAAAAGGTTGGCCGCAAGCTAAACTCTGATGCCATTTTAGCAGATGCAGGCTGTACAAGGGTGTGTATTTATATGTCGGTTATTCTTCTAGTAGCCAGTGCTATCTATGAGCTTACCGGCTTTCCGTATATAGACAGTATCGGTACCCTTGGTATAGCATATTTTGCCTTCAAAGAAGGTCAGGAATGTTTTGAAAAAGCAAAAAGCGATAAACTGTGCAGCAGTAAGGGCTGCTGCTAA